One segment of Gemmatimonadota bacterium DNA contains the following:
- a CDS encoding glycosyltransferase family 2 protein: protein MTARKKIGIVTPCYNEEETVAECHATVKALFAGPLSDYDYEHLFCDNCSTDATLERLRAIAGADSNVRVIANSRNFGAFRNLFNGTMAVGGDAVVPFLPADLQDPPDLLPTFVQHWEDGYKVVYGIRANREESWPMRTMRRWFYRLVNHWSPFEIPQNAGEFQLIDRVVVENLRAFDDHFPYLRGMIAYCGFDSIGVSYTWKKRGRGLSKSSASSLIEDGLNGLISFSMMPIRIALFAGFALASLSILVALIMLIINLIYYRELAPPGIPLLTVSLFFFAGFQLFFMGLLGEYILAIHSQVRRRPLVIERERVNFLDNPQREQEV from the coding sequence ATGACGGCGAGAAAAAAAATTGGCATTGTCACGCCTTGCTACAATGAGGAAGAGACCGTGGCCGAGTGCCATGCGACGGTGAAAGCCCTGTTTGCAGGTCCTCTGTCTGATTATGACTATGAACACCTTTTTTGTGACAATTGTTCTACGGATGCCACGCTTGAGCGATTGCGCGCTATTGCCGGTGCCGATTCCAATGTGCGGGTGATTGCCAATTCGCGGAATTTCGGGGCTTTTCGCAATCTGTTCAATGGCACGATGGCTGTTGGCGGGGATGCTGTGGTGCCGTTTTTGCCGGCTGATCTGCAGGATCCCCCTGATCTTTTGCCCACTTTTGTCCAGCATTGGGAAGATGGATATAAGGTGGTCTATGGTATTCGCGCCAATCGGGAGGAGTCGTGGCCGATGCGTACTATGCGTCGGTGGTTTTACAGGCTGGTCAATCACTGGTCGCCTTTTGAGATTCCCCAAAATGCCGGGGAGTTTCAGTTGATTGATCGCGTTGTGGTGGAGAATCTCCGCGCTTTTGACGACCACTTTCCCTATTTGCGAGGGATGATTGCCTATTGTGGTTTTGATTCGATTGGCGTGTCCTATACCTGGAAGAAGCGCGGCCGCGGTTTGTCCAAGTCATCGGCGTCTTCGCTGATTGAAGATGGGTTGAATGGTCTCATTTCTTTTAGTATGATGCCCATCCGGATCGCGCTGTTTGCCGGGTTTGCTCTGGCGTCACTCAGCATCCTGGTCGCTTTGATTATGTTGATTATCAATTTGATCTACTACAGGGAATTGGCGCCGCCCGGGATTCCACTGCTGACTGTTTCTCTGTTTTTTTTCGCTGGTTTCCAGCTTTTTTTTATGGGTCTTCTCGGCGAGTATATTCTCGCGATCCATTCCCAGGTG
- the rfbH gene encoding lipopolysaccharide biosynthesis protein RfbH — protein MSSSENSGSRADVLRSEILRLTAEYAALAHPPGVFDAERSPVPVSGRVYGGEDMVSLVDSALDFWLTTGRFNAAFERRLGDFLGRKHVLTVNSGSSANLVAFASLTSHLLRDRALRAGDEVITCATGFPTTVNPIMLYGMVPVFVDVDIPTYNIDPSGLEEAVTDKTRAIVLAHTLGNPFDLGRVMEVADRHDLFVIEDCCDALGARYDGRLVGTFGAIGTLSFYPAHHITMGEGGAVFTNRAILRRAMESIRDWGRDCFCAPGMDNTCGRRFDWQLGNLPYGFDHKYIYSHLGFNLKITDMQAAVGVAQLSHLDGFLEKRQHNAERLLRGLAEFQDCFILPEATPGSEPSWFGLPLTVRDGASFSRDELVRHLNARRIGTRFLFGGNLVHQPYMRGREYRVVGDLGNADVVMDRTFWVGVYPGLDDAHIDYMLEVIADFVRV, from the coding sequence ATGTCTTCATCGGAGAATTCCGGGTCGAGAGCGGATGTGCTGCGGTCCGAGATATTGCGGCTTACGGCAGAGTATGCTGCGCTGGCTCATCCCCCGGGTGTATTTGATGCCGAGCGCAGTCCGGTTCCGGTTTCGGGACGGGTGTACGGTGGGGAGGATATGGTTTCTCTGGTCGATTCTGCACTCGATTTCTGGCTTACGACGGGGCGGTTTAATGCGGCGTTCGAGCGGCGGCTTGGCGATTTTCTGGGGCGCAAGCATGTGCTTACTGTCAATTCTGGGTCTTCCGCCAATCTGGTCGCGTTTGCTTCCCTGACGTCGCATTTGCTCAGGGATCGCGCACTGCGGGCGGGCGATGAGGTCATTACGTGTGCGACCGGGTTTCCGACGACGGTGAATCCCATCATGTTATATGGTATGGTGCCGGTTTTTGTCGATGTGGATATTCCTACTTATAATATTGATCCTTCAGGGCTGGAGGAAGCTGTTACCGATAAGACCAGGGCGATCGTGCTGGCGCATACGCTCGGGAATCCATTTGATCTGGGGCGCGTGATGGAGGTCGCTGATCGCCACGATTTGTTTGTGATCGAAGATTGTTGCGACGCGCTCGGCGCGCGCTATGACGGTCGGCTTGTGGGTACTTTTGGGGCTATTGGGACGCTGAGTTTTTATCCGGCGCATCACATTACGATGGGCGAGGGTGGTGCTGTATTTACTAATAGAGCCATTTTGCGCCGGGCTATGGAGTCGATTCGCGACTGGGGCAGGGATTGTTTTTGCGCGCCGGGTATGGACAATACTTGTGGTCGTCGGTTTGATTGGCAACTCGGCAATCTGCCGTATGGGTTTGACCATAAGTACATTTACTCACATCTCGGTTTTAATTTGAAGATTACGGATATGCAGGCTGCTGTTGGGGTGGCACAGCTTTCTCATCTGGACGGGTTTCTCGAGAAGCGGCAGCACAATGCGGAACGGTTGTTGCGCGGTCTCGCTGAGTTTCAAGACTGTTTTATTTTGCCCGAAGCGACGCCGGGCAGCGAACCGTCCTGGTTCGGATTGCCTCTTACCGTGCGCGATGGCGCGTCTTTTTCCCGCGACGAACTGGTGCGGCATCTAAATGCGCGGCGAATAGGTACTCGTTTTCTCTTTGGCGGCAATCTGGTGCATCAACCCTATATGCGTGGCAGGGAATACCGGGTTGTCGGCGATCTGGGCAATGCGGATGTTGTTATGGATCGGACGTTCTGGGTTGGCGTTTATCCCGGTCTGGACGATGCCCATATCGATTATATGCTCGAAGTGATTGCCGATTTTGTGCGCGTTTGA
- a CDS encoding FkbM family methyltransferase — MKDLDIQALCDLRRSYEQGDLDRQRFWELMRDCHLRLRAYSPLLAKGEVASIQIGETGLIAQLKSGLRFFWNPENLREPVSEAINHGAYERFAGRVIDRCARRASLAVDAGANIGWYSVKMAMGGGRVIAYEPVGDTAAVLKANIALNGFSDRVTVISQGLAARPGQGEIFLPRDTGHVGASLRALHPGEMSRKLTVRLTTLDESLPGNTGVPLDLLKCDVEGAELMVLQGGAGVIARDRPVLFLELLRKWSAAFGYHPNEVIAWTKALGYDCWAVGEGQLRYCETIADDTVETNFLFVQLARDAALIEGLT; from the coding sequence ATGAAGGATTTGGACATCCAGGCGCTTTGTGATCTGCGGCGATCTTATGAGCAGGGCGATCTCGACCGGCAGAGGTTCTGGGAGTTGATGCGGGATTGCCATCTTCGTTTGCGCGCCTATTCGCCGCTTTTGGCAAAGGGCGAGGTCGCGTCCATACAGATCGGTGAGACGGGTTTGATCGCTCAGCTCAAATCGGGGTTGAGATTTTTCTGGAATCCCGAGAATCTTCGAGAGCCTGTTTCCGAGGCGATCAATCACGGGGCTTATGAACGGTTTGCTGGCCGCGTGATTGACCGGTGCGCCAGGCGCGCTTCGCTCGCGGTTGATGCGGGCGCGAATATCGGCTGGTATTCGGTTAAGATGGCAATGGGGGGTGGACGGGTTATTGCCTATGAACCGGTGGGGGATACAGCCGCGGTGCTGAAGGCGAATATCGCGCTCAATGGGTTTTCTGATCGCGTAACTGTGATATCGCAGGGTCTCGCCGCCCGTCCGGGTCAGGGCGAAATTTTTTTGCCGCGGGATACGGGGCATGTCGGTGCCTCGCTGCGGGCGTTGCATCCCGGGGAGATGAGCCGCAAGTTGACGGTTCGTCTGACGACGCTCGACGAGTCCCTGCCGGGCAATACAGGGGTTCCGCTCGATCTTTTGAAGTGCGATGTTGAAGGTGCAGAGTTGATGGTATTGCAGGGAGGGGCTGGGGTTATAGCGCGTGATCGACCGGTGCTTTTTTTGGAGCTTCTCCGCAAGTGGTCGGCTGCGTTTGGGTATCATCCCAACGAGGTGATTGCATGGACGAAAGCCCTCGGCTATGACTGCTGGGCGGTTGGTGAAGGGCAGCTTCGGTATTGTGAAACGATTGCGGATGATACTGTTGAGACGAATTTTTTGTTTGTGCAGTTAGCGCGCGATGCCGCGCTGATTGAGGGGTTGACTTAG
- a CDS encoding NAD-dependent epimerase/dehydratase family protein, whose protein sequence is MNISDSSIGIHPDPIIAGDITRIISSDIEWRRLAGCSVLITGATGFLPAYLVEVVMALRHCPALVGNDPPRVVALVRSEDRVRAKFGRHLQDPNFTLLVQDVCARLPVDIRPDFIFHAASPASPKYYRDDPVGTIGPNTVGTEYLLERAADVGAKGFLFFSSSEIYGDLPETMIPTRESDVGVLDPIDPRNCYAESKRLGEALCIAYHRQFGVAASIVRPFHVYGPGMRFDDGRVFADFAASVVQGRDIELLSAGTASRSFCYLGDATEGFFRVLLCGESGTAYNLGNPDCEVSIAELAEILTALYPEKGLKVIRAVRKAGDPYMPSKVERSCPDIGRLRSLGWRPSIDIGTGFRRAIDSLSLGALR, encoded by the coding sequence ATGAATATTAGCGATTCCAGTATAGGGATCCACCCGGATCCCATTATTGCGGGCGATATAACCCGGATTATATCTTCCGATATTGAGTGGCGCCGTTTGGCGGGGTGTTCGGTGCTGATTACGGGGGCGACTGGTTTTTTGCCCGCTTATCTCGTCGAGGTTGTGATGGCGCTTCGGCACTGTCCGGCGCTCGTGGGGAATGATCCGCCGCGGGTTGTTGCTCTGGTGCGGTCGGAAGATCGCGTGCGGGCCAAATTTGGACGTCATTTGCAGGATCCCAATTTTACGCTTCTGGTGCAGGATGTTTGTGCGCGGTTGCCCGTTGATATTCGGCCTGATTTTATTTTTCACGCGGCGAGTCCGGCAAGTCCCAAATACTATCGGGACGATCCGGTCGGTACTATCGGGCCCAATACGGTGGGTACTGAATACCTGCTCGAGCGCGCCGCAGATGTCGGTGCAAAGGGTTTTTTGTTTTTTAGTTCGTCGGAGATATACGGCGATCTGCCGGAGACTATGATTCCGACGCGGGAGTCCGATGTGGGTGTGCTGGATCCGATTGATCCGCGCAATTGTTACGCCGAGTCGAAGCGTTTGGGCGAGGCGCTGTGCATTGCCTATCACCGGCAGTTCGGGGTTGCGGCTTCGATTGTGCGGCCCTTTCATGTTTATGGACCGGGTATGCGGTTTGACGATGGGCGCGTGTTCGCGGATTTTGCCGCTTCTGTTGTGCAGGGCCGGGATATTGAACTTCTGAGCGCGGGTACGGCGAGTCGGTCTTTTTGTTATTTGGGGGATGCAACCGAGGGGTTTTTTCGCGTTTTGTTGTGCGGTGAGTCCGGAACGGCATATAATCTCGGCAATCCCGATTGCGAAGTTTCGATTGCAGAGTTGGCGGAGATACTGACTGCGCTTTATCCCGAGAAGGGCTTGAAGGTGATCCGCGCTGTCCGGAAAGCAGGGGATCCCTATATGCCGAGTAAGGTCGAGCGGTCGTGTCCAGATATCGGGCGACTCAGGTCGCTTGGATGGCGGCCCTCAATTGATATTGGGACGGGATTTCGACGCGCTATCGATAGTTTGTCTTTGGGTGCTTTGCGATGA
- the rfbG gene encoding CDP-glucose 4,6-dehydratase gives MNVWQGRRVFVTGHTGFKGGWLSLWLHEVGACVSGYGLLPESEPNLFAAAGIDRIVDSTIADVRDLSALREALSRSKAEVVFHLAAQPLVQRGYADPIGTYSTNVMGTAHVLEAARACERVRAVVVVTTDKCYESREWVWGYRENDRLGGDDPYSSSKACAELLTHAYRRSFTGRDRRDLLIATARAGNVIGGGDWARDRLIPDAVRAFGAGEVLLIRAPQAVRPWQHVLEPLGGYIALAERLLNGEARQAGAFNFGPLPGNARSVQEVVNAVAQLWGNGAQYRVDCRDYPPETRLLSIDSAKAMTMLDWCPRLDLATTLEMTVDWYRAHLRGADMRGVTREQVCAYMETRVMPYEY, from the coding sequence ATGAATGTATGGCAGGGGAGGCGGGTTTTTGTGACTGGGCATACCGGGTTCAAGGGCGGATGGCTGAGTTTGTGGTTGCACGAGGTGGGGGCATGCGTCTCTGGTTATGGTCTGTTGCCGGAGTCTGAGCCAAATTTGTTTGCGGCTGCGGGTATTGATCGCATTGTCGATAGTACAATAGCCGATGTTCGGGATCTTTCCGCGCTGCGCGAAGCCCTGTCTCGCAGCAAAGCAGAGGTCGTTTTTCATCTTGCGGCTCAGCCGCTGGTGCAACGCGGCTATGCAGATCCCATTGGGACTTATTCGACGAATGTTATGGGTACGGCACACGTTCTGGAGGCGGCGCGCGCGTGCGAGCGTGTGCGGGCGGTGGTTGTGGTGACGACGGATAAGTGTTACGAGAGCAGGGAATGGGTTTGGGGATATCGGGAAAATGATCGGTTGGGGGGGGATGATCCATATAGCAGCAGCAAGGCGTGTGCCGAGTTGTTGACGCATGCTTATCGACGGTCTTTTACTGGACGGGATAGGCGGGATTTGCTGATTGCTACGGCGCGGGCGGGAAATGTGATTGGCGGTGGAGATTGGGCGCGAGATCGGTTGATTCCCGATGCTGTGCGCGCTTTTGGGGCGGGGGAGGTGTTGTTGATTCGCGCCCCTCAGGCGGTGCGCCCGTGGCAGCATGTGCTGGAGCCGCTCGGTGGGTATATCGCTCTGGCGGAGCGGTTGTTGAATGGCGAGGCGAGGCAGGCCGGTGCGTTTAATTTTGGTCCGCTGCCGGGCAATGCGCGGTCTGTGCAAGAGGTCGTCAATGCTGTGGCACAGTTGTGGGGGAATGGGGCGCAGTACCGGGTTGACTGTCGGGATTATCCGCCTGAGACGCGGTTGTTGTCTATCGATAGTGCAAAGGCGATGACGATGTTGGACTGGTGCCCGCGGCTGGATCTGGCGACGACTTTGGAGATGACGGTTGATTGGTACAGGGCGCACTTGAGGGGCGCGGATATGAGGGGCGTGACCCGTGAACAGGTCTGCGCTTATATGGAAACGCGAGTAATGCCTTATGAATATTAG
- the rfbF gene encoding glucose-1-phosphate cytidylyltransferase: MKAVILAGGLGTRLAEETTTRPKPMVEIGGQPMLWHIMKIYQQHGVSDFIVCLGYKGDVIKQYFLNYRSYVSDVFVDLASGKVDYGKDQVEPWRVTLADTGERTQTGGRIGRVRDYIGAETFCMTYGDAVTDLDIGRVIDFHLSHGKMATVTAVRPIARFGTIELDGHLVSHFEEKPPEEGGWVNGGFFVLSPDVFDLIDGDDVVWEHFPMQHLTAEGELAAYLHDGFWHCMDTPRDKLSLERLWDRGNPPWATWKGAV; this comes from the coding sequence ATGAAGGCAGTTATTCTGGCAGGTGGCCTGGGTACGCGCCTGGCGGAAGAAACCACGACCAGGCCAAAGCCGATGGTCGAAATTGGCGGGCAGCCTATGCTCTGGCATATTATGAAAATATACCAGCAGCACGGGGTGTCCGATTTTATTGTGTGCCTGGGATATAAGGGCGATGTGATCAAGCAATATTTTCTCAATTACCGCAGCTATGTTTCCGATGTTTTTGTCGATCTTGCCAGTGGCAAGGTCGATTACGGCAAAGACCAGGTGGAGCCATGGCGCGTGACGCTTGCCGATACTGGGGAGAGAACGCAGACGGGGGGTCGGATTGGGCGCGTGCGCGACTATATCGGGGCTGAGACCTTTTGCATGACTTATGGCGATGCGGTTACGGATCTGGATATTGGGCGGGTGATTGATTTTCACCTGTCGCACGGGAAAATGGCGACGGTTACAGCTGTGCGGCCTATCGCGCGTTTTGGAACAATAGAGTTGGATGGGCATCTCGTGTCGCATTTTGAAGAGAAACCACCGGAGGAAGGCGGGTGGGTCAATGGTGGATTTTTCGTTCTGTCTCCCGATGTTTTCGATCTCATTGACGGCGATGACGTTGTGTGGGAGCACTTCCCTATGCAGCACCTAACCGCGGAAGGCGAATTGGCTGCCTATCTTCACGATGGGTTCTGGCACTGCATGGATACGCCTCGGGACAAGCTCAGTCTGGAACGGTTGTGGGACAGGGGGAATCCGCCCTGGGCGACCTGGAAAGGGGCGGTTTGA
- a CDS encoding dockerin type I domain-containing protein — translation MYKNLTIVGLIGLFFAGPVSANSHTDPDFNDDGIVNSSDYALFLSHWGEQTDDPNWDAKFDLNSDGIINSTDYALFLANWGKTFPVTPQNARDVLVALYNATGGTNWTTKTNWLSNNDISTWHGVSVSNGKVTGLDLSLNNLMGTIPAALGNLNNLENLNLTGNQLNGAIPTALGNLNNLENLNLSFNQLSGEIPATLGNLSNLEVMWLVSNQLSGALPATLGNLSNLEVVILNINQLSGELPQSLTRLTNLMTFSFGNNRGLCAPSGIQTWLQGIADAAGPNCE, via the coding sequence ATGTATAAGAACTTAACAATTGTCGGACTCATTGGACTCTTTTTCGCGGGTCCAGTCTCTGCTAATTCTCATACAGATCCCGACTTTAACGACGATGGGATCGTCAATTCATCAGACTATGCGCTGTTTTTGTCTCATTGGGGGGAGCAAACAGATGACCCAAATTGGGATGCGAAGTTCGATTTGAACAGTGATGGGATCATCAACTCAACGGACTACGCGCTCTTCCTTGCCAATTGGGGCAAAACATTTCCAGTCACGCCCCAGAACGCGCGCGATGTACTGGTGGCACTTTATAATGCAACGGGTGGAACCAATTGGACGACTAAAACCAATTGGCTCAGTAACAACGACATCTCCACATGGCATGGCGTCAGCGTTTCCAACGGGAAGGTTACGGGCCTGGATCTCAGTCTGAATAATCTGATGGGGACGATTCCCGCGGCATTGGGCAACTTGAACAACCTGGAGAACTTGAATCTTACAGGTAATCAGTTAAACGGTGCGATTCCCACGGCATTGGGCAACTTGAACAACCTGGAGAACCTGAATCTTAGCTTCAATCAGCTAAGTGGCGAAATTCCAGCAACACTGGGCAACCTCTCCAATCTCGAAGTCATGTGGCTTGTCAGCAATCAGTTAAGCGGTGCGCTTCCAGCAACACTGGGCAACCTCTCCAATCTCGAAGTCGTGATTTTAAACATTAATCAGTTAAGTGGTGAGCTTCCCCAGAGCCTGACCAGACTGACAAACCTGATGACTTTTTCCTTTGGGAACAACAGGGGCCTGTGTGCGCCATCTGGTATTCAGACATGGCTACAGGGCATTGCAGACGCCGCTGGCCCGAATTGTGAATAG
- a CDS encoding DUF151 domain-containing protein produces MTEMEVIAVQLEPNSSHPLVWLKDKDQTVFLPIAIGNFEAVAISLVLHDEPPPRPIAYDLLCAIMEGFDVRVEQVVVSALRDETFFAEITIVRDGESIVIDSRPSDALALALRVDAPVFVADQVIAEAGLSVEAQDVPMEDGENIAAFVRSATEDEPAEEGVTQQVDALKARLQEAVALEEYEEAARLRDEIGRLEHSIEK; encoded by the coding sequence ATGACAGAAATGGAAGTGATTGCCGTGCAGCTCGAACCCAATAGCAGTCATCCGCTGGTCTGGTTAAAGGATAAGGACCAGACGGTTTTTTTGCCGATTGCGATTGGCAATTTTGAGGCGGTTGCGATTTCTCTGGTGCTTCACGATGAGCCGCCGCCGCGTCCCATTGCGTACGATTTGTTGTGTGCGATTATGGAGGGGTTCGATGTACGCGTTGAGCAGGTGGTGGTCAGTGCGCTGAGGGACGAGACGTTTTTTGCCGAGATTACAATTGTGCGCGATGGGGAGTCGATTGTTATTGATTCGCGCCCGAGCGATGCGCTGGCACTGGCGCTGCGCGTCGATGCCCCGGTTTTTGTGGCGGATCAGGTGATTGCAGAGGCGGGGCTGTCGGTTGAGGCGCAAGATGTGCCCATGGAAGACGGTGAGAATATTGCGGCTTTTGTGAGGTCTGCCACAGAGGATGAACCCGCCGAAGAGGGGGTGACGCAACAGGTGGATGCGCTCAAGGCGCGTTTGCAAGAGGCGGTCGCGCTGGAAGAGTACGAAGAAGCCGCCAGGCTGCGCGACGAGATCGGCAGGCTTGAACACAGTATTGAGAAGTGA